The Sphingopyxis fribergensis DNA segment CGCTCGAGGCGACCGGGTGGTCGACATTGAGTATGTCGCGGGCGCTGATGCCGCCGATTGTGCGATTGCCATCGACCGACACGTCGGCCGACCAGCGTTCGCCGAGCTTCAGCGATTGCGACAGGCCATAAGCGGCAAAGCTGCGCGGGCCGTACTCGCCGATTTCCTGCTGGTTCGCGGTCGCGAGCAGGCGGGCGCCCGACCAGGGCGTCAGGTCGAAACCCAGCCGCGCGGTGCGCGCCTTGATCGTATCGCCGTCGGCGATCTCGTAGCTGCCGACCAGATTGACGTCGCGATTGATCGCATAGCGCGCGCCGAGGCGATGGCGCGTCGGGAAATCGATGCTGGCGTCCTTGCCCCCGAGCGCGAACTCGGTCTGCGCGTCGATTTCGAGGCGTTTGTTGAAGAGTCGTTGCGTCGCGCCCAGCTGGACGATGTTCGAGCGATTGCGCGTCCCATCGGTCAGGCGATCGTCGGCGTGGGTCAGCCCGGCGCGCGCGACGCTGGTGCCATTGTCATACTCCACAAGGGCGCGTGCGGCACGGCGGCGAGCATTGGTGTCGAGATAATCTTCCTGCCACGCGCTACCCGTCACCGAGAGGTTGCGGCTGGCCTTCACGCGCGCGTCGAAGCCGAATTTGCGCTTGCCATTCTCGCTGCTGTTGAGCTGGCCGGTGCCGAAACCCGCTTCGCGCTCGCGAACATAGGCGAGGAAGTCGGCGTTGCTGCTGTGATGCTCGGCCTCGATCAGCCATGCCTTGGCGGTGCCGTCGGCAGTCGTGCCGCCGTTCGTCGCCTTGGCATCGCTGACCGCGAGTTCGGCGCGAACCTCGGTCTCGATTGTCGGGCGATAGCGCGCATCGACCCCGCCGAGGTTGGTCTTGGCATTGCCGTCCTCGTCGTGAATGAAGGTCGCACCGACGCGCAGTTTCTCGTCATTCGACTGATAGCTGACGCGGCCGCCGGCGTTGAGCACGCGCTGGCCGACGCCGTCGACCTCATATTCGGCGACGATGAATTGCGGATCTAGGTTCGACGAGCGACTGAGCACCGGCTCGCGGAAGCGGATTGTTCCCGACAGATAGTCGATGTCGTAGTCGACATGGCGCGACAGGCTGACGCTGTCGACAAGGCGTTCGCTGTGCAGCCGGTCGCGCGTCTCGATGGCGATCCGCTCGCTGTTCGGCAATATGTCCGTGGCGCCGAGCTGGTACGGACCCGTCAGGCCGTTGCCCTGAATCTCGTCCCGGCGGAAACGGTACGGCGTGTCGGCAACGAAGGCGGTCGCGGCGACGTTACGGCCGCGATACTCGGCCTTGCCGCCGTTGAGCGCGCGCTGATAGCGGGCGAGTTCGGGTTCCGAAATCCCGGTCTCGATATCGCCGAACATCGCATAGAATTGCGGGCGTTCGAGGCGGAGGTAGAGCTTGCGCACCGAGGCAGCGTCGTAGCGCGTCTCGTTGCGGTCCGCATAGATAGTGTAATAGGCGCGCGGATCGATCACGCCGCCGAACCGCGTGTCGTCTTTGTCCTTGTCGCTGTCATACGCCAGCGTCATCAGCCATTTTCCGCGCACGCGGCCTTTGGCATAGAGCGCGAGACGCGCATCGGCGTTGAGATCGTCGAGCGTTTCCGCCACCGGCTCCATCCGGTCGCCCAGCGTATTGTAGCCGAGCGTCCCCGCTGCAAAGCCGATGACGGTCCAAGGACGGTTGCCCGGGTCGAGCCAGGTCTCGATCGTCTGCTTGCGCGTCACCTTATCGTCGCGGAAGGTGAAATCCATCGCGAGCGTGCCCGACGCGGTCGTCGGTTCGAGTTCGATATAGGCGATGCCGTCGTCGCCATCGATCTTCCACACCGGCTGCGCGCGTTCGAGGCCCGCGAGCTGGCGCGCCTGCTGCGCATCGGCTTCGACCGCGGGATAATAAGGCGCGGGAACGCTGAAATCGCCCGTCAGCCCGGCGCGGATCGGCTTGCCGTCGCGATCGGTTAGCCGCACCGCGATCACCGGACGCGTGACGCCATCGGCGACAAGTACCGACTTTTCGCGGATCAGCGACGCGCGCATCGGGGTGATCGAATAATGAACGTTGCGTTCGAGCGTTTCGAGAATAGCCCCGTTCGCATCCCTCACCTCGGCGACCAGGCTGTTTTCGCCCTCGCGAATTTCGAGCCCGCGCCACAGGCTGACCGCAACGCTGCCGTCGGCCGACTTGCTCACGCCCTCGAAGGTCAGCGCGTCGGCGGGCTTGCCGTTGACGCGGAGCGACACCGTCTGTCCCGCGGCGTGCTTCACCGCAGCGCGGATCGCCTTGGCGCGCGGGTTGTGATCGGTCTCGGGGAAGAGCCAGCCGATGCCGGACGCCTGTCCCGCGAGCCAGTCGCGACCGGAGCCGGCGGCTTCTGGGTCGCTGAGCACCTTGGCCGCTTCGATGGTCGCCTTGTTCGGCGCGGCGCGCGGGGCGCTCGCGACGGCGCGGAAGTCGGCGCGCTTCAGGGCGCCGCCGCGGCCTTCAACGAAGCGCGAGATCGCGCTGCCGGCACTCTGCGTCGAGCGCGCGCAATCGATCGCCTCGCGGTCGAGCGGAAAGGTCGACGGGTCGATTTGCACGACATGCAGACCGGGGCGAACGCCCTCGAAATGATAGCGGCCCTCCCCGTCGGTGACGGTGTAGCTACCGTCCTGAAGCATGACGCGGACGCCCATGATTCCGTCAGCCCTGCCCGGATCGACGCTGCAACCGCCGTCGGCGATCCGGCCGATGATCGTCATCCGGTCTCCGAGCTGGTCGCGTTTGATTGCAATTGTCGCTTCGGCGATATTGCTCGTCGATCCGCGATTGTCGGTGGCGGTTGCCCGGTTGAGCGCATTGCCCGGCTGCGCCGATACGATGACCTCGGCCAGATAGGTGAGCAGGACCGAACGCGACGCGGCGATGGTAGGTAGCGTGACGGCGAACTCGCGGCCATTGGCCAAGACGACGGCGTCGACGCGCACGCCATCGACGCGCACGGTATCGGCGCGCAAGCGCATGCCGGTGGGCAGTATGTCGCGGACGGTCACCGCGCCCGTGTTGCGGCGCGCGTCGCGGTTCGCGACCTCGATCCGATACTGAATGACGTCGCCGGGTACCGCGACCTGCGTCGACGTCGTCTTGCGCAGGATCAGCGGCAGGCCCGGCTGGTCGACCGGAATATCGACGCGGACGGGCGCGGGGCTGTTCAGCGTGAAGGCGTTGCCATAGCTGGCGCTGATGATCGTGAACGGCAGGCCGTCGTCGGGGCGGCGCAGGCCCGCGAGATCGGCGGCATTCGATTTCGACGGCGCGGTGTAGGGCGCGGGTGGCGCGACGATCAGGCGATAGGTCCCCGGGGCGACAAAGGGAAAACGATAGTCGCCCGGCGGGAAGTTGTACGTCGTGCCGCCGGCATCGGTGACGGGCTGGCCGGTGACGACGCTCGACGGGTACGCCGAGACGCCGTCGTCGCCGAACACCTGCGCGGGCTGCCCGGTAGCGGCGTCGACGATCGTGACGCGGCTTCCGGCGACGGGGGCGCCATCGCCGCTGTCGAACACGATCCCGAACGGATCGACGAGGAAATTGATCGTTGCGAGGGCGACGAGGCTGGCGTCCGCCTGGTCGGTGACGCGGAGCGCCAGCGGCGCGCCCGGATTGACCGACAGGCGGCAGTCGCCCGCGATGACGGCAGGCGGAACGCCGACCGTGTTGATGATGCCGACGAATTCGCCGCTGTTGTTGGCGGTCTCGGTCAGGACGATCGCTTCACGATCGCCGTTTTCGAGTTCGAGGACGACGGCAAGGGTGTCACGTGCCTGCGGATCGGCATTGGCCGATGCAAGCGTGGCCCCGACGACCAACACTTCGCCGGCGCGGAAATTGTCGGTGTTTTGCAGCGAGGCCGGGGAGGTCGAGATGCCTTCATAAACACCGCCCAGGCCGATCGTGCTCGTCGCGCTGCGCGCATTGGCCTGCGTGCATTGCGTCGGAGCGAGCGCCACCGATTTGTCGCCGCCCCCGTCGGTTAGCCGATAGGTCGTGATCGTCGGTCGCTCGGGCGGGCGCGTGGTCACGGTCACGTCGACGCGGTTCGACAGCGCCTGACCGGGCCGTCCATCATGCGTCCACTGCGCCGAAGCCGTGTTCGTGATCACCTGTGCATTCGCCGTCGTTGCCGCGGGCAGCAGTACTGCCGCGACCAAAGCGGTCACAAGGCCGGTAAATTTCGTGCGGAGTGCCATGATAGCCCCGAAGAGAGCAGCGGGAGACGGTTTTTGGGCCGCACCCGCTGCTCCATCGGTTATCCGATCAGTTGACGGTCGCGCGGAAGACGAGCGTGCTGATGGCGCCCGCCGCGATCGACGCGATCGTCCCCGACACGTTGGGCGCCGTATAGCTGCCGCCCGCGGTGCCGTTGAAATCGCATGTGCCGCTGGGCACGGTGCCCGTGTAGGTGCCGCCGAGCAGGATCGAACCCGGCACGAAGGTCAACTGGCCGGGAACCGCGTCGTTGATCGCCACCGAGGTCGCTGCCGCGCCGCCGCTGTTGCCGACAGCGATGCAATATTCGACCACTGCGCCGGGGATCAGTTTCGGATTCGTCGTGTTGTTGAACGGATCCGAGATGACGCGGCTACTTTTGGCAACCGCAAGCGTCGCCGTCTGCACCGTATAATCGTCATTGTCGCTGTGCGAACCGTCGCGCGCGATGTCGCCGGCGACGCCCGCGATATCGGCAAAGACGGTATCCTTGCCCCCGGTGTTCGCGCCGGTGGTTTCGGTGATCG contains these protein-coding regions:
- a CDS encoding DUF11 domain-containing protein, with translation MALRTKFTGLVTALVAAVLLPAATTANAQVITNTASAQWTHDGRPGQALSNRVDVTVTTRPPERPTITTYRLTDGGGDKSVALAPTQCTQANARSATSTIGLGGVYEGISTSPASLQNTDNFRAGEVLVVGATLASANADPQARDTLAVVLELENGDREAIVLTETANNSGEFVGIINTVGVPPAVIAGDCRLSVNPGAPLALRVTDQADASLVALATINFLVDPFGIVFDSGDGAPVAGSRVTIVDAATGQPAQVFGDDGVSAYPSSVVTGQPVTDAGGTTYNFPPGDYRFPFVAPGTYRLIVAPPAPYTAPSKSNAADLAGLRRPDDGLPFTIISASYGNAFTLNSPAPVRVDIPVDQPGLPLILRKTTSTQVAVPGDVIQYRIEVANRDARRNTGAVTVRDILPTGMRLRADTVRVDGVRVDAVVLANGREFAVTLPTIAASRSVLLTYLAEVIVSAQPGNALNRATATDNRGSTSNIAEATIAIKRDQLGDRMTIIGRIADGGCSVDPGRADGIMGVRVMLQDGSYTVTDGEGRYHFEGVRPGLHVVQIDPSTFPLDREAIDCARSTQSAGSAISRFVEGRGGALKRADFRAVASAPRAAPNKATIEAAKVLSDPEAAGSGRDWLAGQASGIGWLFPETDHNPRAKAIRAAVKHAAGQTVSLRVNGKPADALTFEGVSKSADGSVAVSLWRGLEIREGENSLVAEVRDANGAILETLERNVHYSITPMRASLIREKSVLVADGVTRPVIAVRLTDRDGKPIRAGLTGDFSVPAPYYPAVEADAQQARQLAGLERAQPVWKIDGDDGIAYIELEPTTASGTLAMDFTFRDDKVTRKQTIETWLDPGNRPWTVIGFAAGTLGYNTLGDRMEPVAETLDDLNADARLALYAKGRVRGKWLMTLAYDSDKDKDDTRFGGVIDPRAYYTIYADRNETRYDAASVRKLYLRLERPQFYAMFGDIETGISEPELARYQRALNGGKAEYRGRNVAATAFVADTPYRFRRDEIQGNGLTGPYQLGATDILPNSERIAIETRDRLHSERLVDSVSLSRHVDYDIDYLSGTIRFREPVLSRSSNLDPQFIVAEYEVDGVGQRVLNAGGRVSYQSNDEKLRVGATFIHDEDGNAKTNLGGVDARYRPTIETEVRAELAVSDAKATNGGTTADGTAKAWLIEAEHHSSNADFLAYVREREAGFGTGQLNSSENGKRKFGFDARVKASRNLSVTGSAWQEDYLDTNARRRAARALVEYDNGTSVARAGLTHADDRLTDGTRNRSNIVQLGATQRLFNKRLEIDAQTEFALGGKDASIDFPTRHRLGARYAINRDVNLVGSYEIADGDTIKARTARLGFDLTPWSGARLLATANQQEIGEYGPRSFAAYGLSQSLKLGERWSADVSVDGNRTIGGISARDILNVDHPVASSGFLGGNGTLTEDFLAISTGATYRADRWTLTGRAEYRDGEIANRYGLTLGGLRQLGEGRALGALFTYANASGAGTTPTTEVIQFEMSWAHRPADSQISWLNKSEFRSDKVRDAVAGQAGPIGGALTIDGDATSRRLLNSLSVNWTPLGERDFGEGWYERAEIGIFWGTRYNFDRFGADDVKGWSNLIGADVRFNLGEHVDVGASGTVRVGTDADTVSWAGGPTVTLAPMKNANITFGYNFAGFHDRDFEDARFSRSGAYVTFRLKFDQTSFAGLGL